Within the Methanomicrobium sp. W14 genome, the region GCTTTTCAAATTCACGGGAGGCCCGGTCGGTGTATGTCGTCGTCTCGGTTATGCTGTAGCCGAAGACTCCCTGACTTCGCAGTTTTTCCGGAATTGTAATCTCAGGCACGACTCTTCCCATAATGCTTCTTGTAAGCATGTCGATGTCATGCATTTCGTCCGCGGTCTTTGAAACCGCCTCAAGATTTCTCCACCCTGTGCTCATAACGGCCCGGGCAAGGCTTTTGTGAGCCGTTTGCGCCTGCTTCGAGCACTTTTCCCTGAGAACGTCACGCTCTGTTTTCATGCGTGAAATCTGGTTTGTCATCGCGTCGAGTTTGTCCTGCAAAAGCTCAAGTCCCCTCTGTGAAAGAAGGATTCTTTTGCGCACCTTCTGAAGTCCAATCCTTGTCGGTTTTGTTCCGGGGATAATTTTTGCCTTCATTCAAACTTTTCCCCGTTTACGTAGTATTTTTCGATGTATTTTTCATCAATTCTTTTGAGTCCCTCTTTCGGAAATTTAGAGAGCAGTCTCCACGAAAGGCTGAGCGTCTCTTCGATGCTTCTTCCCTCGTTCTTGTTCTGGCTTACAAATTCCTTTTCAAAAGTGTCGGCAAAAGACAGGTACAGCCTGTCGGAAGGGCTAAGGCTTTCGTCCCCTATGACCGCGACAAGACTCTGGAGCTTTCTTCCCCTGGCATATGCGGCGTAAAGCTGGTTTGTGACGTCTGCATGGTCACCGCGGGTTTTGCCTTCTCCGATTCCGCCCTTCATCAGGCGTGAAAGACATGGGAGTACATCTATCGGCGGATATATGCCTTTTCTGTGGAGGTCACGGGACAGGACAATCTGTCCTTCGGTGATGTAGCCCGTAAGGTCGGGGACCGGGTGCGTTATGTCGTCGTCAGGCATAGTAAGAATGGGCAACTGCGTAATCGAGCCTTTTTTCCCTTTAATCCTTCCTGCACGCTCGTAAATTGAGGCAAGGTCGGTGTACATGTACCCGGGGTACCCCCTTCTTGCAGGGACCTCCTCCCTGGCTGCCGAGACCTCCCTTAAGGCCTCGCAGTAGCTTGTGATGTCCTGTAAAATTACAAGGACGTGCATACCATCGTGAAAGGCGAGGTATTCTGCGGCCGTCAGGGCAATCCTTGGCGTAATGATTCTTTCTATCGCAGGGTCATCGGCATGGTTTATAAACAAAACCGCATGTTCAAGTGCTCCGGTGCGTGAAAACTCCTCCCTGAAATAGTGGTCTTCGTCGTAAGTTATTCCCATTGCGCCGAAGACTATTGCGAAGTCCTCTTTTTCCCCCAGGACCCGGGCCTGCCTTGCTATCTGCGCTGCAAGCCTTGAGTGGGGCATACCGGAACCGGAAAATATCGGGAGCTTCTGGCCACGTACAAGCGTGTTCATGCCGTCTATCGCGGATATCCCTGTTTCTATAAAATCCTCCGGGTATTCGCGTGAGTACGGGTTTATCGAGTAGCCGTTGATATCTAAGACTTTTTCAGGAATTACGTCCCCTCCGCCGTCAGAGGGCTCTCCGTCACCGCTGAACACTCTCCCGAGCATATCACGCGAAACTCCGGTCTTCATAGGTGACCCCGTAAACCTTACCGACGTCACGTCAGTGTCGAGGTCGCTTGTCCCTCCATACACCTGTACAATGGCAAAACCCTTTGCAGTCTCGAGCACCTCTCCTTTCTGTATCGTATTGTCGGGGAATTTTACGAAGACAAGCTCCCCGTAGGAAGCGTCCTCTATGCCTTCGACTGCCAGAAGAGGCCCGGAAACCCTTACGACAGATACAAATTCCCTGCCTTTTTCAGTCATCGCCGCCTCCTGCGAGAACCGAGTCTATGCCTGATTTCAGTGATTTAATAACACCTGTACAGAATTCGGCAATTTCGTCCTCCGGTCTTGCACCGAGATGGGTGAAACCCTGCATTGCCGGAAGTGCCGAGATTTCAGACGTTAAGGCTCCCTTTTTGACCGCCTCGCCTGCAGTCCTGAAGAAGTCAGTAATAAGTTTCATCATCATCTCCTGCTTGAAGGGAGAGCAGTAGCGGTCCTGCGGGTCGGTCGCATACTGGACAAGAAAAGACTCTTTTATGATGTCAGCAGAAAGGAGCACAAGTTTGTCCTCCTCGGGGAGTACGTCAGGGCCTACAAGCTGCACAATCTCCTCAAGCTCGCTTTCCTTCTGGAGGATGCTCATCATTGTCTGCCGCATCTCCTTCCAGTTCTCCTTTGTTTTCTCCTCCCACCATGACGCAGTAAGCTCGGTATAAAGTGAGTATGACAAAAGCCAGTTTATAGCTGGAAAATGCCTTTCATGTGCAAGGTCTGCATCAAGGGCCCAGAATGCACCCGTTATCCGGAGGGTATTCTGGGTTACGGGTTCAGAGAAGTCTCCTCCGGGAGGCGAGACAGCTCCGATGACGGATATCGACCCGTTCCTCTCTTCGCTCCCGAGGACTTTTGCACGTCCTGCTCTCTCGTAGAACCCGGCAAGCCTTGATGCAAGATATGCAGGGTATCCCTGCTCTCCCGGCATCTCTTCTAGCCTTCCGGATATTTCACGCATAGCCTCGGCCCAGCGGGAAGTAGAGTCCGCCATTAGGGCTACGTCGTAACCCATGTCGCGGTAGTACTCAGCTATTGTTATTCCTGTGTATACGCTCGCCTCTCTTGCCGCAACCGGCATATTGCTTGTGTTCGCGATAAGGACCGTTCTCCTCATAAGCGGTTTGTGTGTTTTCGGGTCTTCGAGAACCGGAAATTCACGCAGGACATCGGCCATCTCGTTTCCCCTCTCGCCGCATCCTACGTATACAATAATGTCGGCATCTGACCACTTTGCAAGCTGGTGCTGAACGACGGTCTTTCCCGCACCGAAAGGCCCCGGGACTGCCGAAGTGCCGCCCTTTGCTATTGGAAAAAGTGTATCTATAACCCTCTGGCCGGTTATAAGCGGCTCTTTGGGGTCAAGTTTTTTCCTGACAGGCCTCTCTTTTCTTACAGGCCAGTGCCTGAGGATTTTTACGGGGAATTCTCTGCCTTTTTCAGTCCTGATTTTTGCAATGATGTCTTCTATGGTATATTCCCCTTTTGGCGCCGTCCATACAAGCTCACCTGAAATACCCGGGGGGACGAGAATTTTGTGTGTAATGCTTTCCTCCGGGACTGTCCCGAGTATATCCCCTTCTGATACCGGGCTGTTTACTGTTATCCGGGGGGAGTATTCCCATAGGCGTTCTCTGTCAAGTGACGGGATGTCGGTCCCCCTTATTATAAAATCGCCGACAGATTCGCTCATTTTTTCAAGTGGTCTCTGGATGCCGTCGTATATCATGCCGAGAAGGCCGGGCCCGAGTTCTGCCGAAAGGGGCATTTTTGTCCCCTCTACAGGTTGTCCCGGAAAGAGCCCTCTTGTATCCTCATAGACCTGGACTGTTGCGGTGTCCCTTTCAAGCGATATCACTTCCCCTACAAGCTTCTCGTCACCTGCCCTGACGAGTTCATACATCTGCGTTCCCCTCATGTTTTCGGCGGTTATTACCGGGCCTGCTATTTTTACGATTGTTCCTGCGGGATTGTCCTTCAATTCTTCTGCCTCCTGTAACCGGGAAGTGATATTATGACAGGGTAGGGGTACCTTGTCTGGCTCAGGCCTTTTATGTCGGCTTTCATCTCTTCTGCATATTCTTCATCTATTACGATTACTCCGACATCCTCCTGCATTGCATATTCCCTGAGTGCTGCTGTCGCCTCTTTTTTGTCTTTGCACGCTTTTGAACAGACTGTTCCGGCGAGTGCAAATCCTGCCGCAGTCTCCTTTGGACCGATATATGAAATTTTCATGTCTCCTCTGAAAAGACCATCATACCCATGATATCTTCGGGTGCCATTCTTTCCGTGACACCTGTATATGTGGCTGTCAGGTTTTCGTACTCTATTCTTCTTGCATATGCGTACCTGATGAGAGGGCCGCTTCCGAGGTGATATCTTGATGAAAGGTTGTCTGAGACTTCAAGAAGCATTTTTTCCAGTTCTTTTTCAGGACTTGCGCCTTCCCTGAAGGCATTTTCCATTGCATCCCGGTAAACCGTACTGCGGCAGGCTTCTTTTAGCTCCTCCTTTGTCCTGCTCATGGAAAGACTTTTGAGACTGTCGCCGTGAAATTCAAATCCCCCTTCTGTCATAAGCATGGCCTTATGTCCGCTGTCAAGCCCCAAAGAGACCGCACGACAGAGATTTTTCAGGTTTTGGACATCTATAAGATGTCCTGTGAAGAGAGCCAGGGGCTCTGCAAGGCTTACGTCCACCTGGGCCGATGCGAAGGCGAGCGAGTCGCACAGGTGACGGTCAATTACAAGCTCCGCCGACTGAAGCGTTTCGTCCTCCATATCGTATTCTTCAGGGATAAGGTCCAGGGAATAAAGGATGCTTCTGATGTCACTTTCTGTCTTCGTAGATGATATCCTCCTGTTTATCCTGTCTGTAAACATACCGACGGGGACGGTTTTCGGGCTTATTCCTCCTCTGAGGGCCCTGAGCATATACTTTATTTCACCTGCTTCGGCAAATTTCATGTAGGCCTCAAAAAAGGGCCTGACGGATTTAGGGACAGTGTCAAGCAGTTTTTCAAGCGATAAATAGTATTCCCTCCTGAAGTACATCCCGCTCTCCTCTTCATTCATGACCCTGTGGGAAGATAGCCCGTACCCGAATTTTCTTAAGTTTTCCGTTATCTCTTCTGCGGACAGGGACCCTGCAAGGGTTTCAAGTGTGTCTTTTTCAACGAGAGGGTTTCCTATCGCTCTGACCCTTGCGACCGGGTGAGCGAAGTCCGCGATGTTTAATATCAGCCTTATATACCCGGAAAAGACCGCAGCGCCGATGATTATCGCAATGAGTACTCCGAATACGAAGAGTATTACTGCATAATCACCATTCTGACCTGTAAAAGACCCTGAAATAAGGTCTGATACAGCCTGCGAGGGGTCAAATTCTGCCATATAACATCATTGCGGTATCGTGGATAAGCTGTTTTTTCTGCCGTTTCAGCCTTTCCCGAAATGTCTGGTCAATTCGTATCTCCGGGTTTTTTGAATATATTATGACTCCGGTGCTGGTAATTGTCTCATCTGACAGCCTGATATTTTCATAGACGCTGATGATTTCAGAGACTATTCTTTGGTCCTCTCTTCTTGCGATAACGTATACCTCACCGTCCCCGGTTTCGTTTGCACCTTCCTCTATCAGCTTCCGGAGAATTTCCGGGTATTTTTCGTCTGAATAGATGTTGTCAAGCCTTTTTTCAGCTTCCAGGATGCATTTCTCTATGCCTTCCTCCTTTGCCTCGCGTACAAGCCTGTTCGCTTCGAGGCGTGTGAGGGACAGAAGTCTTCTCTCCTCCTCAGAGAATTCCCTCTTTTTTTCACTGATGAGAGCTGCAGATCCCAATTCAGCCTCCTCCAGGGCCATATTAAGAATCTCATCACGTCTTTTTTCCGCGTCTTCCCTGACAGACCTGATCTTTTTTTCTGCGTCCTCTCTAATCTGTCTTATAATCACTTCAGAGCTCAATGTTTTATCCCCCGTTGAAAAGGCCAAGGCCGAACATTATGAGAATTGCTATAAGAAGGCCGAATATTGCAAAGGTTTCAGCCATCACGGTGAAAATAAGGCTTCTTCCCATAGCGTCCTTTCCTGAGGCCGTTGCGGCTATTCCTGATGCTGCTGTCATTCCCTGTCCTATTGCCGAAAGTCCGGCAAGTCCTGTTGCAATGCCTGAACCGATGGAAGCAAACCCGACTGCCGCTGTTATCGTCACGTTTTTCGTGATGATTCCCGTAAACGCCATAAGAAGAATTGCAACCAAAAGCCCGTAAATCGCCTGAGTTTCAGGTATCACGGTAAATACAAGAGATTTTCCAAACATCTTCTCCTTTTCCGATGTCGTGGCAATTCCTGACGCCGCGGTAATCCCCTGTCCGATTCCTGAAAACCCTGCAAGTCCTACAGCAATTCCTGACGCAACAGACGCCATCCCTGCTGCAGCCGTTGCAACGAAATCTCTTGTAATCATCCCTGTAAACGCCATAAGAAGAATTGCGATTAAAAGTCCGTAAATCGCCTGTGTTTCCGGAATAACCGAGAAAACGAGTGACTTTCCAAACATCTTCTCCTTTTCGGTCGTTGCCGCGATTCCGGCTGATGAAGCAATCCCCTGACCGATTGCCGAGACCGCGGCAAGGCCTGCCGCAAGACCGCAGCCGACTGCTGCAATTCCGTAGGAAATGTCGGATACAGGATTTTCGGTTACGATACCGGTGAATGTCATGATAAGGATTGCGACTAAAAGTCCGTAAATCGCCTGCGTCTCGGGAATTACCGAGAAAACAAGCGCTTTTCCAAAGATATCCTTCTTTTCGGAAGATGCCGCAATGCCACCTGATGCGGCTATCCCCTGTCCGATTGCCGAAAGACCTGCAATTCCCACCGCAAGTCCGCAGCCTATGGCCGCAAGTCCGGTCGCGGTTGTTGCGGAAGGGTTTCCTGAAAGAAGTCCTGAGAATGCAAGGATAAGGATTGCGACCAAAAGCCCGTAAATCGCCTGTGTCTCGGGGATTACCGAGAACACGAGTGATCTCCCCATGTTTTCGTCCTTTTCGGCCGTTGCCGCAATCCCTGATGACGCCGCAATCCCCTGTCCGATTGCGGATAAACCGGACACTCCTGCTGCGATTCCTGCACCGAGAGCCATAAGTCCGGATGCAATGGAGATGTCTTCTCCACTGCCGCCTATTATTCCGGTGGAAAGAAGAATCAGGATTGCGGCAAGAAGCCCGTAAATTCCCTGAGTCTGCGGAACCGCCTGGAATACCAGCGCTTTCCCGAATTTTTCCGGGCGGACCGAGGTTACGCCTGCAGCAGTCGCACCAGCAATTCCCACACCAATTCCTGATCCTACGGCGGCCATTCCCACGGCCGTTCCGGCCCCTATGACTGCAAGTGCAAGCCCGGGGGTTATTGTCATTTCGAATCACTCTCCTTTACTGTGTACCTGCGCCTGTACGTGAACGGTCTGAAGGTCTCTCCGCCTCCTTCATAAAATTTGCCGAAAAATTCAACATACTGGAGTCTTAAGGAATGGATGAACCCGCCCAGCACCTGGAGCAGAAAGTTTGCCGCATGCCCGCCGATACAGATTACAGCCGCAATTATGACGAATACCGGGCCTGCGTCCGCTACCATTCCTGAAATTATGTTGATTGTCATGGCAATACCGACAGTAGCAAGGGCAAGAGCCAGTATACGCGAATAGGACAGCCAGTCCCCGAGAAATCCGGTGAGGCTGAAGAAGCCCAGGGGCCCTTTTGACACCATGATGACCGATACTGCAAAAAGTGCCCCGAGAGATGCCGTCATTATAATTTCCCCGGAGAAGTCTGCCCACCCGAAGAACGAGAAGAGGAGTATTGCCGCACACGGCTCAAGCAGAAACCATATCCCCTGCTCTTTAAGCATTTTTGGGATGTTTTTTTCGATGATGTTTTTTCTGGCACCAAGTATCAGCCCTGCGTTTATATGGATTATTCCGAATACAAGAGAGAATACGAGGAGTCCTATCGGGTCTTCGAGAGGGTTTAATATCCCCGGGAAGGGGTTTTCAGCCGTAAAACGCGACAAAAAGTCCCCGAAAAATCCTCCCTCCACGTAGCCGAAGAAAATGCTTGAAATCCCGCACGCCAGAAATACGACGGACAGGTCGTGCACACTTCCGTCTTCTCTTCCTGCACCGTTTAAAAGAAGAATGCTCAGGACTGTCAGGATAAGGCCGTAGCCGATATCTCCCAGCATTATCCCGAATGTTACGACAAGGACAGGTGCAAGGAAAAATGTCGGGTCAATCTCTTTGTATTTTGGTGCTGCAAAGAGGTTTGTCAGCATTAGGAACGGGTGCAGGAGAGGACCGTGGGGGCAGAGTACCGGAATTTCCTCCTCACAGTCTTCATCAGGCTCTTCAAATAAGCACAGAGACCTGCCGGATGAAGATTTTTCGCAGAGTTCTTCAAGTTTTTTTCTGTCCTTTTCAGGCACCCATCCCCTGATATATGTCAGGTTTTCATCAGAGCCTGCCATCATAAGGCCCTCTTCGCGGCTTTTTAGAACGGCGGTCTCTTCGTGAATTGCACAGAGGGGCAGGTAAATCTCCTTTTTTATCTCCTCCTTCTCTTTCTGCATTTCTTTTTTTTGCGTCCTGAGGGATTCGGTCTCCTTCTCAATTGCTGAGACCGCTTCCTTTGCTCTGCCGAGAGGTCTGTCCGGCACAAACTCCCTGAATGAATATTTTTTCAGGGCGTTTTCCACTTCGTCCAGGCAGCTTAAATGGCAGGCTACGACAGCGGCATGACCACATTTAATCTCCGTTTTTTCAATGACAAATCCTTTTACTCCCCTGTTTTCAAGAAAATTTTCAAAAAGCTCCAGGTGTCCGTCGTCAAAAAATCCGGCTTTTACCGACAGGAATTCTGTTTTTCCCAGGTATTCAAAATTAAGGTTGAGCGGGACGAAAAAACCGGCGAGTCTTTTTTCTTCCTCAAGAAGCCTGATGTTTTCGTCTGTCTCCTCAAGGGAGGCTTCAAGTTCCCCGGCGCGGACTATTTTGGGACGCATCAGTTCCGATTTTGCCTGCAGGTCTTTCAAATCTGATGTTTTAATTGTAATCTTTTCGTATTTTTCAGGGGCAAAATAGGATATTATTTCCGAAAATCCGCTTTTTTTCTTACCTTTTAGGGTCTCTGTTCCGCGTTCAAGAAATGAGTTCAGTTCTGAGATTTCCCTGGCAGGAGATGATTTTGGTGCGATGATGTATTTACTGAGTTTTGGGGGAGCCTTGCTGATTCCGGTAATTTCAATCAGGCCGGACTCGTGAAGCCTTTCCGTAAGCTTTTTTTCGTATTTTTTATGGACTATTAAAGTCAGCCTGCACATTTTCGCGGGGGTCAGCATTTTCTGCACCTGTTGCGAGATTTATGATATATTCAACTGCACTTTCGTATTTTTGTGTCCCTGATTCCCTGAGTTCTTTTGCTGTCTTTTCTGCTTTCAGCATTATTTCTGATCTTTTTCTGCCGGCTTTTTCAAGTGTATACAAGGCAAGGTTTTCTGCCTCCTCCTCTGCACTTTTTCTTTTTTCTTCGATAATTTCAAGGCCCCTGGCCTTTGCCTTCTTTAAAATCTCCTCAGCTTCTTTTTCGGCGTATCTGATATCTTCAAGGGCTTCCTCTTCATTTTTTTTGATAAGCTCTATCTCATGGTATGACATGTGATTGCTCTTTTTTATGTGGTTTAATTGAGTATTACTGCAGTTTTACGTTAAATATGTTGTGCCAAAAAAGTTACGGCTTTTTAGGCTTTATGCGTTTATAATGTGCAACTTAGAAATAAGGAATATGAAGATAATCAAAAGTCCCCGGAGCCTGAATATTTCATGCTCTCTAAAAAAATCCGGAAATCTCCGGGAATATTCTCTGTGATTTTATGCAATAAATCTGTATAAGGAGTTTTAACAGTCTGTTTCTTTCTTTGAATATTTCTTAAAATTCTTAAAAAAATGGTTTTCAGCACGTATCATCCGGGGGAGAGTGAGTGCTGAAAAACCGGATAAACTGGCTTTATCCGGAAAAAGGACAGGTTTTGTGGTTGAGACCTGCCACTTTTTAGGTGAAATGAGATTCTTTGTTTGTACGTGTGTTTTCTGGTTTTTGCAATTGGGGTGATTTTTGTCGGGGTTATATTGCCTTTAAGGGAAAGCATCCATTGAGGACAATAGAGAGGTATAGCTTTATTGCCCGTTTATAAAACCCGTTAATTGCTGCTTTTTAAGGGTTTTTGGAGGAAATTATGGATGTTTTTTTAGATTCATTCTTGAGTTGCGGAAAATGTGCCTTAAATCATGACGCTTTCCTTTAAAGTTGTGCAATCAACTTCTGCATTGACCTGATTTACGGTGCCAGGATGCAAATCTGACCCGTCCTGAAGACTCCTGTCTTCTCCAGGCTGTCCATCAGTCTGAACATTGCAGACGCGAACAGATTGTAGAGGTTTTTTCCCAGGTCTGATCACTTTCAGTCTGGTATTGCAAATAATAATGTATTCTGTATGATATATAAATATTTCTCTCAACGCAAAGCATTAAACCATGCGTTGTAAGAATCATCATGTTCTGCAACAACGAAAGCAATAAGTAATCCTGGTTAGTAACCTAACCTGTGAAGTATGGACAATTATGCAGATGAGCTGTCTGAAATTCTCAGTACTTTAAAGGAAAACCCGCGTGGGCTTTCTGTCAGTGATATTGCACTTAGGATAGGTGTCAACAGGAATACCGTTTCAAGGTACCTTGACATGCTCAGAA harbors:
- a CDS encoding V-type ATP synthase subunit K — protein: MTITPGLALAVIGAGTAVGMAAVGSGIGVGIAGATAAGVTSVRPEKFGKALVFQAVPQTQGIYGLLAAILILLSTGIIGGSGEDISIASGLMALGAGIAAGVSGLSAIGQGIAASSGIAATAEKDENMGRSLVFSVIPETQAIYGLLVAILILAFSGLLSGNPSATTATGLAAIGCGLAVGIAGLSAIGQGIAASGGIAASSEKKDIFGKALVFSVIPETQAIYGLLVAILIMTFTGIVTENPVSDISYGIAAVGCGLAAGLAAVSAIGQGIASSAGIAATTEKEKMFGKSLVFSVIPETQAIYGLLIAILLMAFTGMITRDFVATAAAGMASVASGIAVGLAGFSGIGQGITAASGIATTSEKEKMFGKSLVFTVIPETQAIYGLLVAILLMAFTGIITKNVTITAAVGFASIGSGIATGLAGLSAIGQGMTAASGIAATASGKDAMGRSLIFTVMAETFAIFGLLIAILIMFGLGLFNGG
- a CDS encoding V-type ATP synthase subunit A, which encodes MKDNPAGTIVKIAGPVITAENMRGTQMYELVRAGDEKLVGEVISLERDTATVQVYEDTRGLFPGQPVEGTKMPLSAELGPGLLGMIYDGIQRPLEKMSESVGDFIIRGTDIPSLDRERLWEYSPRITVNSPVSEGDILGTVPEESITHKILVPPGISGELVWTAPKGEYTIEDIIAKIRTEKGREFPVKILRHWPVRKERPVRKKLDPKEPLITGQRVIDTLFPIAKGGTSAVPGPFGAGKTVVQHQLAKWSDADIIVYVGCGERGNEMADVLREFPVLEDPKTHKPLMRRTVLIANTSNMPVAAREASVYTGITIAEYYRDMGYDVALMADSTSRWAEAMREISGRLEEMPGEQGYPAYLASRLAGFYERAGRAKVLGSEERNGSISVIGAVSPPGGDFSEPVTQNTLRITGAFWALDADLAHERHFPAINWLLSYSLYTELTASWWEEKTKENWKEMRQTMMSILQKESELEEIVQLVGPDVLPEEDKLVLLSADIIKESFLVQYATDPQDRYCSPFKQEMMMKLITDFFRTAGEAVKKGALTSEISALPAMQGFTHLGARPEDEIAEFCTGVIKSLKSGIDSVLAGGGDD
- a CDS encoding V-type ATP synthase subunit E, which codes for MSSEVIIRQIREDAEKKIRSVREDAEKRRDEILNMALEEAELGSAALISEKKREFSEEERRLLSLTRLEANRLVREAKEEGIEKCILEAEKRLDNIYSDEKYPEILRKLIEEGANETGDGEVYVIARREDQRIVSEIISVYENIRLSDETITSTGVIIYSKNPEIRIDQTFRERLKRQKKQLIHDTAMMLYGRI
- a CDS encoding V-type ATPase subunit, with the protein product MAEFDPSQAVSDLISGSFTGQNGDYAVILFVFGVLIAIIIGAAVFSGYIRLILNIADFAHPVARVRAIGNPLVEKDTLETLAGSLSAEEITENLRKFGYGLSSHRVMNEEESGMYFRREYYLSLEKLLDTVPKSVRPFFEAYMKFAEAGEIKYMLRALRGGISPKTVPVGMFTDRINRRISSTKTESDIRSILYSLDLIPEEYDMEDETLQSAELVIDRHLCDSLAFASAQVDVSLAEPLALFTGHLIDVQNLKNLCRAVSLGLDSGHKAMLMTEGGFEFHGDSLKSLSMSRTKEELKEACRSTVYRDAMENAFREGASPEKELEKMLLEVSDNLSSRYHLGSGPLIRYAYARRIEYENLTATYTGVTERMAPEDIMGMMVFSEET
- a CDS encoding V-type ATP synthase subunit I — translated: MLTPAKMCRLTLIVHKKYEKKLTERLHESGLIEITGISKAPPKLSKYIIAPKSSPAREISELNSFLERGTETLKGKKKSGFSEIISYFAPEKYEKITIKTSDLKDLQAKSELMRPKIVRAGELEASLEETDENIRLLEEEKRLAGFFVPLNLNFEYLGKTEFLSVKAGFFDDGHLELFENFLENRGVKGFVIEKTEIKCGHAAVVACHLSCLDEVENALKKYSFREFVPDRPLGRAKEAVSAIEKETESLRTQKKEMQKEKEEIKKEIYLPLCAIHEETAVLKSREEGLMMAGSDENLTYIRGWVPEKDRKKLEELCEKSSSGRSLCLFEEPDEDCEEEIPVLCPHGPLLHPFLMLTNLFAAPKYKEIDPTFFLAPVLVVTFGIMLGDIGYGLILTVLSILLLNGAGREDGSVHDLSVVFLACGISSIFFGYVEGGFFGDFLSRFTAENPFPGILNPLEDPIGLLVFSLVFGIIHINAGLILGARKNIIEKNIPKMLKEQGIWFLLEPCAAILLFSFFGWADFSGEIIMTASLGALFAVSVIMVSKGPLGFFSLTGFLGDWLSYSRILALALATVGIAMTINIISGMVADAGPVFVIIAAVICIGGHAANFLLQVLGGFIHSLRLQYVEFFGKFYEGGGETFRPFTYRRRYTVKESDSK
- a CDS encoding V-type ATP synthase subunit F — translated: MKISYIGPKETAAGFALAGTVCSKACKDKKEATAALREYAMQEDVGVIVIDEEYAEEMKADIKGLSQTRYPYPVIISLPGYRRQKN
- a CDS encoding V-type ATP synthase subunit D, with product MKAKIIPGTKPTRIGLQKVRKRILLSQRGLELLQDKLDAMTNQISRMKTERDVLREKCSKQAQTAHKSLARAVMSTGWRNLEAVSKTADEMHDIDMLTRSIMGRVVPEITIPEKLRSQGVFGYSITETTTYTDRASREFEKLVIALLRLAEAEGVVLSLENEIKKTRRRVNALENMLIPSLNATSEYIENYLEELEREDLFRRKRSKAILKGGGRWH
- a CDS encoding V-type ATP synthase subunit B; protein product: MTEKGREFVSVVRVSGPLLAVEGIEDASYGELVFVKFPDNTIQKGEVLETAKGFAIVQVYGGTSDLDTDVTSVRFTGSPMKTGVSRDMLGRVFSGDGEPSDGGGDVIPEKVLDINGYSINPYSREYPEDFIETGISAIDGMNTLVRGQKLPIFSGSGMPHSRLAAQIARQARVLGEKEDFAIVFGAMGITYDEDHYFREEFSRTGALEHAVLFINHADDPAIERIITPRIALTAAEYLAFHDGMHVLVILQDITSYCEALREVSAAREEVPARRGYPGYMYTDLASIYERAGRIKGKKGSITQLPILTMPDDDITHPVPDLTGYITEGQIVLSRDLHRKGIYPPIDVLPCLSRLMKGGIGEGKTRGDHADVTNQLYAAYARGRKLQSLVAVIGDESLSPSDRLYLSFADTFEKEFVSQNKNEGRSIEETLSLSWRLLSKFPKEGLKRIDEKYIEKYYVNGEKFE